The window GGCGAGCAGGGCGCCCACGGGGTGGTACCGGCCCAGGATCATGGCGGCCAGGGCGATGTAGCCCTTGCCGGCGGACATGTCCTCGCCGAAGGCGACGCCGGTGCCGATGGTGAGCATCGCACCGCCCAGGCCGGCGACGGCCGAGCCCAGCAGCACGTTGGACCAGCGGGTGGGGTTGACCTTGATGCCCACGGTGTCGGCGGCGCGGGGATGCTCGCCGACCGCCCGCACGCGCAGGCCCCAACGGGTGCGGAACAGGGCGATGGTCAGCACGATCACGATCAGCCACATCAGGTACACCAGGATGTTCTGGTCGAAGATCATCCGGCCGATCACCGGGATGTCCAGGAGAAAGCGCAGCACGGCACCGATGACCGGGATGTCGACCAGCCCGGAGCTGCCCAGGGTGGGCAGGCGCATCGGGGTGTTGAACATGCCGGGGTTCTGGCTCATCACCGAACCGAAGAAGAACGAGGTGATGCCGACGGCGAAAACGTTCAGCACCACACCGACGATGATCTGCTGGACCTGGTAGCCCACGGCGAACAGTGCCAGCATCACACCGATCAGCACGGCCACCAGCGGCGCGGCGATCAGGCCGGCCCACACGCTGCCCAGCAGGGATCCCACCAGGGCTGCACCGAAGGCGCCGAACAGCAGCTGCCCCTCGATGGCGATATTGATGACGCCGGCCCGCTCGGAGAGCACACCGGAGAGGGCGCCGAAGGCCAGCGGGACGCACAGGATGATGGTTGCCTGCAGCAGGGAGCCCACATCGAGCGCCCGTTCGGAGATCACCCAGGTCATGAAGGCCAGCACCCAGGCCACGGCGAACACCGCGACGATTGGGTTGCGGACGACCGGGCGGATGCGGTGCGGGCGGGACTGGAGGGCCCACAGGGCCGCGGAGGCCAGCAGGGCGATCACCGACAGGGCGATCGCCGCCCCCATGGAGGGCACGGTGATCTGCTGGGGGACGATCCCGAGGGGGTTGACGTCGTTCTCCCGTGCGATGCCGTAGGTGCTGTCGGCGCCGGGGATGCCCCGCAGGCCGAAGAACACCAGGGCGATCAGGCCCAGCACGGTGGTGGTCACCGGCAGGTGCCACCAGGAGGAGGGGCGTTCGTCGACGACGGCCTTCTGGACGACGGTGTCGTTCGAGGCGAGGCGCGGTGCGGCGCTCATCGGTCCTCTCCCTTCGTCTCGGTGCGGGCATCGGTGGTGGGTTCATCGGGCCCGGATCGGGACCGGCCACCGGGGATGTCACCCGTTGCGTCCGATCCGGCGGGGGTCGCATCCGTCGAGGCGGCGGTGGAGGTGCTCGCGGGCACGGCGGTGCTCCCCGATCCGGGGGTGCTCGTCGCGGCCCGGGCGCGGCGGCGCCGCTCCCCTGCCCCGGGGTTGTCGACGCGGCGCAGACCGATCAGGGTGCGCACCAGGGGCGGGGCGGCGATGAACAGCACCACCAGCGCCTGGATCACGGAGACGAGGTCCAGCGGGACGCCCTGGTTGGTCTCCATGTAGCGGCCGCCGGTGGACAGGCCCGCGAACAGCAGGCCGGCCAGCACGATGCCCACGGGGCCGGAGCGTCCCAGCAGGGCCACGGTGATCGCGTCGAAGCCGAGCGATCCGGCGATGCCCTCGGTGAGGCGCTTCTCGGTGCCCAGGATGTGCACCGCTCCGGCCAGGCCCACCAGGGCGCCGGCCACGGCCATCACCGCGAAGGATGCCTTGGCCGGGGAGATGCCGGCCACGCGGGCCGCACGCGGGTTCGAGCCCACGGCGCGGAACTGGAACCCGAGCGTCGAGCGGTTCATCAGCCACCACAGGAACACGACCACGGCGATCGCGATCAGGATGCCGAGGTGGAGGCGGTACTGGGGGCCCAGCAGCTGCGGCAGGGCGGCGGTGGACTTCACCGACGGGGAGGTGGGCTGGGCCTGGTTCGCCCCGGTGAAGGCGCTGGTCTTCAGGGCGAAGAACAGCAGGTAGGTGGCGATCCAGTTCAGCATGATGGTGCTGATCACCTCGTTGGCGCCGAAGCGCGCCTTGAGGAAACCGGCGATGCCGCCCCAGATGCCACCGGCGAGGACACCGGCGACCAGGGCCACCAGCAGGTGCAGCACGATCGGCAGCTCGAAGGTGAAGCCCACGTAGCCGGCGAACATGGCGCCAACGATCAGCTGGCCGGTGCCACCGATGTTGAACAGGCCGGCACGGAAGCCCACGGCCATGCCGCAGGCGGCGATGATCAGCGGGGTAGCGATGGTGAGGGTCTCGGTGAGCGGACGCAGGCCGCTCATCAGTGCCGGGCCCCACACGTAGGTGCCGGTGCCGCCGTCGGCCCGCAGCGACTCGAGCGTGCGGGTGAAGGCGGGGACGTCGAACACGGCGCCGCGGAACATCGCCAGGTAGGCCTGGGAGATGGACTGCCAGGCGGCGGTGAGGGTGTCGGAGGGCCGGGCGAAGAAGTAGCCGGCGGCCTCCCGCACCTCCTCGTCGGCGATGAGGATCAGGATCGAGCCGATGATGAAGGCGAACACGAAGCTCGCCACCACCACCAGCAGGTTTCCGCGGGCGATGTTCTGGACCAGCTGACCCCAGCGGCCCTCGCCGCGCTCGGCGGGGAGCGGGGCCTCGGGGCCACCGGCACCGGTGCCGCCGGCGCCCACGCCGGGTGCGCTGCCCTGGTCGGCGGCAGACGGGGTGACGGCGCTCATGCGAGCTCTCCTTCGTCAGCGAGCTGGGAGTCGGTGGTGCGGGCTCCGGCGGCGACGGCCTCGCGGGCCGCCTCGGCGGTGTACCCGGCCATCATCAGGCCCAGCACGTCGCGGTCGGTGTCGCCGGGGACGATGCCCAGGATGGTGCCGCGGTACATCACGGCGATGCGGTCGGCCAGCTGGGTGACCTCGTCCAGTTCGGTGGACACGATGATCACGGGGGTGCCGCGGTCGCGCTCGTCCAGGATCCGGCGGTGGAGGAATTCGATGGAGCCCACGTCCACGCCACGGGTGGGCTGGGAGGCGATCAGCAGTGAAAGCTCACGGTTCAGGGCGCGGGCCATCACCACCTTCTGCTGGTTGCCGCCGGAGAGCGTGGACACGGCGTTCTGCGCGGAGGAGGTGCGCACGTCGAAATCCTCGACCAGGGTCTCTGCGTTGGTGCGCACCGCGGCGGGACGCATCGCCAGGGCGGAGCCGTAGGGCGGGCGGTTGAACTGGTCCAGCACCAGGTTCTCGGCGACGGAGAAGTCCGGCACCAGGGCGTCGTGGGTGCGGTCCTCGGGGACGAAGCCGATCCCGGCGTCGAGGATCTGCTTGGTGGTGCGGCCCACCAGCTCGGCGCCGTCCAGCTTCGCGGATCCCTGCACGTTGTCCTGCAGGCCCAGCAGGGCCTCGGTGAGCTCGGTCTGCCCGTTGCCCTGCACACCGGCGACGGCCAGCACCTCGCCGCGGTGGACGTCGAAGCTCACGCCGTCCAGGGTGCGCACTCCGGATTCGTCGGTCACCCGCAGGTCGTCGACCTCCAGTGCCACCTCACCGGGTGCGGCGGGGGCCTTGTCCAGTGCGAGGGACACCTGGCGGCCCACCATCAGGGAAGCCAGGTCCGCCTGGTCCGCGGACGGGTCCGCACTGCCGACGACCTTGCCGCGACGGATCACGGTGATGCGGTCGGAGACGGCCTTGACCTCGCGCAGCTTGTGCGTGATGAACACGATGGAGGTGCCCTCGTCGCGCAGCTGGCGCATGATCGCCATCAGCTCGTCGGTCTCGTGCGGGGTGAGCACGGCGGTGGGCTCGTCCAGCACCAGCACCTCGGCGTGGCGGCTGAGGGCCTTGACGATCTCGACGCGCTGCTGGGCGCCCACGGGGAGGTCCTCGATGAGCGCGTCGGGGTCCAGGTCGAAGCCGAACCGGGCGGAGATCTCCCGCACCAGCTTCCTCGCGGCGCCGAGGTCCAGCATGCCGCCGCGGGTGGGCTCATGGCCCAGCACCACGTTCTCGGCCACCGTGAACACCGGGACCAGCATGAAGTGCTGGTGCACCATGCCGATGCCCGCCGCCATGGCGTCACCGGGTCCGGTGAAGCGCACGGGCTGACCGTCGATGAGGATCTGGCCGCCGTCGGGCCGGTACAGCCCGTACAGCACGTTCATCAAGGTGGACTTGCCGGCCCCGTTCTCGCCCAGCAGGGAGTGGATCTCCCCGGGCTCGATCACCAGGTCGATGGCGTCATTGGCGACGAAGGACCCGAAGGTCTTCGTGATCTCACGCAGTTCGAGCTTCACAGCACTCGCTTCCGTCGGCGCCGACCCCGCATGTGAGGTGCGGGGCGGGTGGGCGCGACCGTCCGGGGTCCCGGACGGCGCGGTGACGCGGCTCCTCCCGAAGGTGGAGCCGCGTCACAGGGGTGAAGGTCAGGACTCCGGGGCGGGAGCTGCCTCGGACTCGACGGTCACGGTGCCGTCGATGATCTCCTGCTTGAGGGTGTCCAGCTCGCTCTTCAGGTCGTCGGAGACCTTGTCCTCGAAGTCGTGGAAGGGGGCCAGGCCCACGCCACCGTTCTCGAGGGTGCCCACGTACGGGGAGTTGTCGAAGGAGTCGTTGGAGCCCTCTTCGGCGACGTCCTGGACGGCCTCGCCCATCAGCTTCATGACGGAGGTGAGGATCACGCCCTGCGCCTCGGCGTCGGAGGAGTTGGTCTCGTAGCCGTCGGCGTCGACCCAGATCACCATGCGGCCCTCGCCCTCCTTGGCGGAGGCCAGGGTGCCGGCGCCCACGGGGCCGGCCACGGGCATCACGATGTCGGCACCCGCGTTGTAGAACTCGTCCGAGACGGCCTTGCCCTTGGACTGGTCCTCGAAGGAGCCGATGATCGAGCCGGACTGGGAGTCCTTGTTCCAGCCCAGCACCTCGACGTCGGTGCCGTTCTTCTCGTTGTAGTGGGCCACGCCGTCGGCGTAGCCGTCCATGAAGATGGTGACGGTGGGGATGTCCATGCCGCCGTAGGTGGCGACCTTGCCGGTCTCGCTCATGCCGGCGGCGAGGTAGCCGGCCAGGAACGCGGCCTCGGCGGTGTTGAACTCGATGGGCTTGACGTTGTCCAGCTCGATCGGGTTGCCGTCGGCGTCCTGGGCGGTGGAGTCCACGATCGCGAAGTTCACGTCGGGGTTGGCCTGGGCGGCGTTGCCGGTGGCGGGTGCCAGCAGGAAGCCGACGGTGAAGACCAGGTTGCAGTCGGCCGAGACGAGGTTGTTGATGTTCGGCTCGAAGTCGGAGACGGCGGTGGACTCGGCGGTCTGGGTCTGGATGCCCAGCTCGGACTCGGCGGCCTCGAGGCCGTTGTGGCTGGACTCGTTGAAGGACTTGTCGTCCCAGCCGCCGGAGTCGGAGACCATGCAGGCCTTGTAGTCGGTGCCGCCGCTGCCGCCGTCGCTGCCGGCGTTGCCGCCGTCGCCGCCGGTCTCGGGAGCGGTACCGCAAGCGGCGAGGGTGAGGATGCCGGCGCCGGTCAGTGCGAGCGCGCGCGAGATGTTCTTCATGAAGGCAACTCCGGTGGAGACGTTTCGGTGAGGTCAGCGACCGGACGGGTCCGCATGGTGAACGGACTGAGCGTCAGTGGTCACCTGCAGGGTATCCGGGACCGGCGTCCCGTGTACGGCCCCAGGGCCCTTCCCCATGAACTGTTATGAAATCGACGCGCACGTGACCTGCGGGTGAACACCAGGAGAAGGCTGGTCAGAGCCTCGAAAAGGTGTGCAAATGGGAGGACGATCACACCCGTCGGTGGGCCCGCCCCCTGCCCATGCCCCGACTGTCCTGCCGCGGGGCGGGCCCGGTCAGGTCGGATAGGGGTCCCGCAGCACGCAGGCGGTGGCCAGCACCTCGGCACCGATGCCGATCGCGCGCTCGTCGATCATCAGGTCCCCCATGTGCAGGTCGTAGGTGCGACCTCCGGGAGTGCGGGTGCCCAGGCGCGCCAGAGCCCCGGGGACCTTCTCGAGGTACCAGGCGAAGTCCTCCCCGCCCAGGGACTGCGCGGTGGGGTCGAGGTTCTGTCGGCCCAACACGCTGGTGACCGCAGCGGAGAGCACCTCCACGCTGTGCGGGGAGTTGGAGACCGGGGGGACGCCGCGGTCGTGGGTCACGCGGGCCTCCACACCCCAGGGGCGCACCAGGTCGGCCAGCACCTCCTCCAGCAGGTCCTCGGCCCGGTCCCAGGCGTCGTGGTCCAGGCACCGCAGGGTGCCCTCGAGCGTGCCGGAGCTGGGGATCGCGTTGAAGGCGGAGCCCGCGTGGATGCTGCCCCAGGTGAGGTTCACGCCGGAACGGGGATCCATGCGGCGGCTGAGCGCTGCGGGCAGCTGGGTGGCGATCGATCCCAGTGCGTACACCAGGTCCTGGGTGAGGTGCGGGCGGGAGGTGTGTCCACCCGCGCCCCGTACCTGGATCTTCACCGGGTCGGTGGCTGAGGTGATGGGGCCGGACTTCAGGCCCACGTGCCCCACGTCCACCCCGGGGTCGCAGTGCAGGGCCAGGATCGAGTCGACGTCATCGACCACGCCCTCTCCGATCAGCTCGAGCGCCCCGCAGGGGTGCTTCTCCTCGGAGGGCTGGAAGACGAGCCGCACCCCGCGCCGCAGAGCTCCCTCCTCGGCCACCCGCACCAGGGCGTGGGCGGCACCGAGCACCGCGCTCATGTGCACGTCGTGACCGCAGGCATGGGAGACCCCGTCCACCGTGGAGCGGAACGACACGGTGGACAGCTCCGGGATGCCCAGGGCGTCCATGTCCGCACGCAGCGCCACCGGCTTCAGCCCGGGATCGGAGCCGGGGATGTCGCAGATCGCTCCGGTGCGGGGCATCCGCTGCGGTGAGAGGCCCAGGGCTTGCAGCTGGTCGACCACGTAGTCGGTGGTGCCGTGCTCCTCATGGGAGAGCTCCGGGTGACGGTGCAGGTGCCGACGGATGTCACGCAGGCGCGATGAACGCTCGGCGATCGTGCGGTGCAGAAGGCCATCGGCCCCCAGTAGGCCGTGGCCCGCCCAGCCCTGCGGGGCCGGCCCCTGCTCGGTCGATCCGGGCGTCGTCGTCCCCAGCAGTTGATCCACCTGTCGTGACCTCTATCCGTCCTGTGTTCCTGTGCGTCGCCTCGTCACCGTGGCACCGTTCGTCCCTCCGCTCGTCGCCGCTCGCGCGGGCGGCGACGAGGCGCAGGGCTCAGCGCAGATGGTCGAGCCCGGCCTCGGGGAGCCTGCCCACCAGGGTCGCTAAATCCTGGGCGTGCTCATCGGCGAGGACCAGCAGCACGTCATCGGTCTCGACGATGCTGACCCCGTCCAGCCCTACCAGGGCGACGTGACGATGGGTGGCACCGTACACCGTGGCCCTCGAGCCCACGGCATCGACGTGGGCTGTTCCCAGCACCCGGACATCGCAGTCCGGCCCGTCGACCCGGTTAACGCCCGCGACCGTCCCGTCGGATGCCCCGTCCGCCCCGGTCAGGTCGGTGCCCGCCCTGAGCTGCCGGGCGAGGGCTCGGAAGTCACCCACGTCGTCCCAGTCGAAGCCGGCGGGCACCACGGCCACCCTCCCCGCTGCAGCCAGCGGCTCTGCCAGGGCGTGGTCGATGGCGATGCTGGTGAGTGCGGGCCAGGTGCCGGCCATCGCTTCCTCCTCGCGATCGGTCCCGAGGGCCGCGGCGATGCTCCGCGCCCCTTCCGCGAGGGACGGGATCTGCTGGGACAGCGCGTCCAGCAGCACCGTCGCGCCGACGACGAACATCCCGGCGTTCCACAGGAAGTCACCGGAGGCCAGGAACTCCTCGGCGCGAGCGCGGTCGGGCTTCTCCACGAAGCGCACCACGGGCCGGGCGCCCGTGGACCGCAGTGCCGCTGCATCGTGCCCGTCCATGGCGTTCGCAGCAGTGCGCTGCTCGATGTACCCGAAGCCCGTGGCTGGATGGGTGGGCTCGACACCCAGGGTCACGAGGTAACCCAGTTCAGCCGCCCGCCGGGCAGCCGTGACGCTGCGGGCGAAGCCCTCGGTGTCGACGATCAGGTGATCGGCAGCGAAGGAGCCGATCACGGCGTCGGGCTGCTCGCGTTCGACCACGGCGGCGGCGAGAGCGATGGCCGGCATGGAGTTGCGGGGCGAGGGCTCGGCAAGGACCCGGGCCTCGAACCCCGAGGCCGCGATCTGGTCCTCGACTGCTGCAGCGTGCGAGGTGCCGGTGACGACGATCGGCGCAAGGTCGGAGAGCGGCGCCAGGCGGGCGAGGGTCTGCTGGAGGAGCGAGGATCCGCTGCCGGTGAGGTCCAGGAGGAACTTCGGGTGTGAACGGCGCGAGAGCGGCCACAGCCGGGTGCCGGCACCGCCGGCGGGGATCACGGGGACGAAGGGCATTTCGGGCATGGCGCCAGCGTACCGACCCGCGCACGCTCCCCGCCCGCGCATCCGCGCCGGGCTCTGCTCGTCGCCGGTGTGTCTGCGCCGGGCCTGTGCTGAGCCGTCGTCGAATCCCCGGTCAGGCTCCGGGGAGGCGTACTCGGACCTGCACTCCCAGGTGCTAGGCTGGCCGGGCCCCTGTCGGGGGCGATGATGATGTCGCCGTGTCGTGACGTGCTCGTCCATCCGGGCGTGCGCAGGCCGCGCGGGCCGGGCGCCGACACTCTCTGGCACACCGGTGCTCGCGAGGCTCTCGCCGCGGCAGCGCATCCTTCCCCTCCGGCCCCACCCCGTCGTTTCTGGAGGACCTTGTGGCATCAGCCCAGTCCGGGACGCTCTATCGCGGCCGCGAGGGCATGTGGTCCTGGGTCGCGCACCGCATCTCGGGAATGCTCATCTTCCTGTTCCTGCTCGTGCATGTCCTGGACACAGCACTGGTGCGGGTCTCCCCCGAGGCCTACAACGAGGTCATCGGCCACTACAAGTCCGTGGTGTTCGGCATCGGTGAGATCGGCCTGGTGGGCGCTGTCGCCTTCCATGCCCTCAACGGCCTGCGGATCATCCTGGTGGACTTCTGGTCCCAGGGCACCCGCCGTCAGCGGGCGTTGTTCTGGGGAGTCGTCGTGGTGTGGACGCTGCTGATGATCGGCTTCGTCCCCCGCCACCTGATGCACATGTTCGGAGGCTGACGATGACCACCGCTACCTCGATCCCGGATCCCTCGACCCGCTACCGCCGCACCGGCCAGCGCGGGATTAACTCCGAGATGCTGTCCTGGCTGTTCATGCGGATCTCCGGCGTGCTGCTGGTGATCCTGGTGTTCGGCCACCTGTTCGTGAACCTGTGGCTGGGCGAGGGTGTCAAGGGCATCGACTTCGCCTTCGTCGCCGGCAAGTGGGCCTCCCCCTTCTGGCAGGTCTGGGACCTGCTGATGCTGTGGCTGGGCCTGATCCACGGCGGCAACGGCGTGCGCACGATCATCAACGACTACGCGCGCGGCTCCACGCTGCGCCTGGTCCTCAAGGGGCTGCTGTACTTCGCGGTGGTGATCACGATCGTGCTGGGCACCCTGGTGGTCTTCACCTTCGATCCGTGCCCCGTGGGCGCCGATCCGTCCCTGCTGCCCTCCATCTGCGAGGGCTGACAGGGGGCGACGGCTACCTGTACCGGCTCCCCCGGCTCCCCCGGATCCCGGCGCCACCGTCACCCTTCCTCCCTCTGCCTCCCACCTCCCGCCGTGATCGAAACGGAGCACTGACACCCATGCAGACCCATAGCTACGACGTGGTGATCGTCGGCGCCGGCGGCGCAGGAATGCGCGCCGCCCTGGAGTCCTCCAAGCGCGCGCGCACCGCCGTGGTCACCAAGCTGTACCCCACCCGCTCCCACACCGGCGCGGCCCAGGGCGGCATGTGCGCTGCCCTCGCCAACGTCGAGGAGGACAACTGGGAGTGGCACACCTACGACACCGTCAAGGGCGGTGACTACCTGGTGGACCAGGACGCCGCCGAGGTGATGGCCAAGGAGGCCATCGACGCGGTGCTGGACCTGGAGAAGATGGGCCTGCCCTTCAACCGCACCCCCGAGGGCCGCATCGACCAGCGCCGCTTCGGCGGGCACACCCGTGAGCACGGTGAGGCACCCGTGCGCCGCGCCTGCTACGCCGCGGACCGCACCGGCCACATGATCCTGCAGACCCTCTACCAGAACTGCGTCAAGCAGCAGGTGGAGTTCTTCAACGAGTACTACGTGCTGGACATCCTGATGACCGGCGACCCCCGCACCGACGAGGGCGTGCGCGCCGCCGGCGTGGTCACCTACGAGCTGGCCACCGGTGAGATCCACGTGTTCCGCGCCAAGTCCGTGGTGTTCGCCTCCGGCGGCTTCGGCAAGATCTTCAAGACCACCTCCAACGCCCACACCCTCACCGGTGACGGCCCCGCCATGGCGCTGCGCCGGGGCATCCCCCTGGAGGACATGGAGTTCTTCCAGTTCCACCCCACGGGCCTGGCGGGCCTCGGGATCCTGCTGTCCGAGGCGGCCCGTGGTGAGGGCGGCATCCTGCGCAACAGCGAGATGGAGCGCTTCATGGAGCGCTACGCCCCCACGCTGAAGGACCTCGCCCCGCGTGACGTGGTGGCCCGCGCCATGGCCAACGAGGTGCGCGAGGGCCGCGGTGCCGGCCCCAACAAGGACTACGTGTACCTGGACCTCACCCACCTCGAGCCCGCGCACATCGACGCCAAGCTGCCGGACATCACCGAGTTCGCCCGCACCTACCTGGGTGTGGAGCCGTACACGGAGCCGGTGCCGGTGTTCCCCACCGCCCACTACGCGATGGGCGGCATCCCCACCAACATCCGCGGCGAGGTGCTGCGCAACGCGGTCGACACCATCCCGGGCCTGTACGCAGCCGGTGAGGTGGCCTGCGTGTCCGTGCACGGCGGCAACCGCCTGGGCACCAACTCCCTGCTGGACATCAACGTGTTCGGCCGCCGCGCCGGGATCGCCGCCGCGGAGCACGCCGCCACGGTGGAGCTGCCGGAACTGGCCGAGGGCGTCGAGGTCCCCACGGTGGAGCTGCTGGAGCGTCTACGCGACCGCCCCGCCACCGATGACCGCATCGCCGACATCCGCCGTGACCTGCAGGAGACCATGGACGCCAATGTCCAGGTGTTCCGCACCGACGAGACCTGCCGCCAGGCCCTCGCCGACATCGCCGCCCTGAAGAAGCGCTACGAGACCGTCGCGGTGCAGGACAAGGGCAAGCGCTACAACCTGGACCTGCTGGAGGCCGTGGAGCTCGGCTTCCTGCTGGACCTGGCCGAGGTCGTGGCCCTGGGCGCGCTGTACCGCAAGGAGTCCCGCGGTGGTCACTTCCGCGAGGACTTCGAGAAGCGCGACGACGCCAACTTCCTGCACCACACGATGGCCTACCGCACCCTGGAGGGTGAGCAGGGCAGTGAGGGCACCTCGATCCGCCTGGGCACCAAGCCCGTGGTGATCACCCGTTACGAGCCGAAGGAGCGCACGTTCTGATGACCGCTGTCGCCGAGAAGCCCGAGGCCACCTCCTCCGAACAGGGAGCAGCCGAGATCCCCTCCTTCGAGGTCACCCTGCGGATCGCCCGCTTCGACCCGGATTCGGAGCAGGGCACCCACTGGCAGGACTTCACCATCACCATGCACGGCACGGACCGTGTGCTGGACGCCCTGCACGAGATCAAGTGGCACCTGGACGGCTCGCTGTCCTTCCGTCGCTCCTGCGCGCACGGCATCTGCGGATCCGATGCGATGCGGATCAACGGCCGCAACCGTCTGGCCTGCAAGACCCTGCTGAAGGACATGGACATCGACAAGCCCATCACCATCGAGCCCATCAAGGGGCTGCCGGTGGAGAAGGACCTGATCGTGGACATGGAGCCCTTCTTCCAGTCCTACCGCGAGGTGATGCCGTTCCTGGTCGCCAAGGGGCAGGAGCCCAGCCGGGAGCGCCTGCAGTCCGCTGAGCAGCGCGAGCGGTTCGACGACACCACCAAGTGCATCCTGTGCGCGGCGTGCACCTCGTCCTGCCCGGTGTTCTGGACCGACGGCCAGTACTTCGGTCCTGCCGCGATCGTGAACGCCCACCGCTTCATCTTCGACTCCCGCGACGACGCCGGGGAGCAGCGCCTGGAGATCCTCAACTCCCGTGAGGGCGTGTGGCGCTGCCGCACCACCTTCAACTGCACCGAGGCCTGCCCCCGCGGCATCGAGGTCACCAAGGCCATCGCCGAGGTCAAGCAGGCGGTCATCCGCGGTCGCGTCTGAGCGTCGACCCGCCGGTCCGGGTCGCGGCTCCGGGGCGCGCCTCCGGGCGCGCCTTCACCGGGTACGCGCTCCCACTGCCTCCACCGGCCGCCCCTGGTCACCCACGGCTCCGGGTCGCGGCTCCACCGGCCACCCGACTCCGGCCCTGAACAAGAGGGCGTTCCCGTACCAGGATTCACCGATCCTGGTACGGGAACGCCCTTTCGATTAGTTCCTGGTCCGTGACCGCTCTGAATCGTTGTAGTTCCTTGACGGCGTCGACCGCTGTCCGGTGCGGTTGCCTGGTCGGCCCAAACGTTCCTCCCCACCCTCCTGGCATCCACAATCTCCGACGTGGGGGGAGCTCTGGGAGTCCGCCGATCTATGGTCGGCACCATGCCGGCATCCACACCCGTGACACCTCATGCGCTGCTTCACAGAGTTCACTGGATCGACACCGGGATGAATCCACGCCGGCTCTCCAGTGAGGAGTTCACGAGAGTTTTCTCCGGGTTCTACACCCCGACCTGTGCACCGGCCAGTGTGGAGGCGATGGCCTGGGTGCTCCAGAACAAGGTCGTACCGGGCGCTGTCATCAGCCACAGCACAGCAGCTCTGCTCCGTGGTATCCCGCTACCGCCACAGCTGGAAGATGGTGTAGGCCTGCTCTCCGGGGTGAGGTACCTCGGCGGGGGCTCCGTCCTCACGTCGCCGTTCATCCCCGAGGACGGGGAGCTCGATGATCGTCCGCGGTCCACAGCCCCCACTCGTTCGCCGGTGAGTATTCGTAGTCGTGGGAGCCACCGAATCTTGCTCTTGGGGACCGCCGATCGTGCCGACGGGGGCCAGTAGCCGCCGCGGTGGGGACCACTGGCTCCCGCCGGCATCGGGTCACTGGGGCAGTGCGGTGTGTTCTCGCATGTTCCTGTCGCCGGTGTCGATCCAGATTGTGTTGTGCACGATGCGGTCCATGATCGCATCGGCGTGGACTGCTCCACCGAGCCGGGCGTGCCAGTCCTTCTTCGGGTACTGGGTGCAGAACACGGTCGAGCCGGTGTCATAGCGGCGCTCGAGCAGTTCCAGCAGCATCGAACGCATTCCCTCGTCAGGATGGTCCAGCAGCCACTCGTCGATCACCAGCAGCGAGAACGTGGAGTACTTCCGCAGGAACTTCGTCTGGCCCTGCGGCTTGTCCTTTGCCAGGGCCCAGGCCTCTTCGAGGTCGGGCATTCGGATGTAGTGGGCTCGGAGCCGGTGCTGGCAGGCCTGCTTCGCCAGCGCGCAGCCGAGGTAGGACTTCCCTGAGCCGGTGAAGCCCTGGAAGACCACGTTCTGTTGCCGCTGGATGAAGGAGCAGGTTGCCAGTTGCGCGATCACGTTCCGGTTCAGTCCCCGTTCCTCGACCAGATCCAGCCGCCGCAGGTCCGCTCCGGGATAACGCAGCCCCGCCCGGCGGATCAGACCCTCGACCTTTC is drawn from Brachybacterium muris and contains these coding sequences:
- a CDS encoding ATP-binding protein, with translation MSVIDNDTKRKLREMGATALLDAIDAQDEAHVLGMSFQERLQLIVDEAHSIFNHGKVEGLIRRAGLRYPGADLRRLDLVEERGLNRNVIAQLATCSFIQRQQNVVFQGFTGSGKSYLGCALAKQACQHRLRAHYIRMPDLEEAWALAKDKPQGQTKFLRKYSTFSLLVIDEWLLDHPDEGMRSMLLELLERRYDTGSTVFCTQYPKKDWHARLGGAVHADAIMDRIVHNTIWIDTGDRNMREHTALPQ